A genomic window from Fibrobacterota bacterium includes:
- a CDS encoding cysteine desulfurase → MERVYLDWNATTPPCREAIEAFCEVSQSQWGNASSLHREGREAAAILERTQRLLAQWTNSRPSEWILTSGGTESVHTAIFGCIEARAGLRRIVSSQGEHASTEGILGQLQSQGWEVVRVPLRPDGTWDPQEVLRACQEAPTAMASLIWANNETGAISDAGPLAQALREARIPLHLDAVQCLGKIEVDLTQVPADFVSMSGHKFQSTKGIGALRVRSGAPWTRWMHGGNQQRARRGGTPDVASVAALASAIEFSKAKGLPGSGLRDGLQTSLTEAVPGLQVVSVGAGRLPNTLCLLVKGADSSALLTRMDERGFAIASGSACSTGSPEPSHVLLAMGIPEHLAHCAVRISLGPSTTVDQLVDFRRVFAEEIAHVRKIAGW, encoded by the coding sequence ATGGAACGCGTGTATCTCGATTGGAATGCCACCACCCCCCCTTGTCGGGAGGCCATCGAGGCTTTTTGCGAAGTCTCGCAATCCCAATGGGGGAATGCATCGTCCTTGCACCGGGAAGGTCGCGAGGCCGCCGCGATCCTCGAGCGGACCCAACGGCTCCTGGCGCAGTGGACCAACAGCCGGCCCAGCGAATGGATCCTGACCTCGGGAGGGACCGAGAGCGTCCATACGGCCATTTTCGGGTGCATCGAGGCGCGAGCGGGTCTGCGAAGGATCGTCTCCAGCCAAGGCGAGCATGCCTCGACGGAAGGGATATTGGGCCAGCTTCAGTCACAAGGCTGGGAGGTGGTGCGTGTCCCTTTGCGACCAGATGGGACTTGGGACCCACAGGAGGTGCTTCGGGCTTGCCAGGAAGCGCCTACGGCCATGGCCAGTCTGATCTGGGCCAACAACGAGACCGGGGCGATCTCGGACGCAGGCCCCTTGGCCCAGGCTCTCCGGGAGGCGAGGATTCCCCTTCACTTGGATGCCGTCCAGTGTCTCGGAAAGATCGAAGTGGATCTGACCCAGGTCCCTGCGGATTTCGTTTCGATGTCGGGGCACAAGTTCCAGTCCACGAAAGGGATTGGCGCGTTGCGCGTGCGGTCGGGGGCTCCTTGGACTCGCTGGATGCACGGAGGGAACCAGCAGCGGGCTCGCCGTGGTGGAACGCCGGATGTGGCCAGTGTGGCCGCATTGGCCTCCGCGATCGAATTTTCCAAGGCCAAAGGCCTTCCTGGCTCGGGCTTGCGCGACGGATTGCAAACGAGTCTGACCGAAGCCGTACCCGGATTGCAGGTGGTTTCCGTCGGTGCTGGACGTCTGCCCAACACCCTTTGCCTTTTGGTGAAAGGTGCGGACAGTTCGGCGCTCCTGACCCGGATGGACGAGCGGGGCTTTGCCATCGCTTCCGGGTCCGCGTGTTCAACGGGTTCTCCAGAGCCATCGCATGTGCTCTTGGCCATGGGGATTCCCGAACATCTCGCCCATTGCGCGGTGCGGATTTCGCTGGGGCCGTCCACCACGGTCGATCAACTCGTGGACTTTCGGAGGGTCTTTGCGGAGGAAATCGCTCATGTGAGGAAAATCGCCGGGTGGTAA
- a CDS encoding metallophosphoesterase has translation MKLWALSDPHLTLATPQKVMHVFGEVWRDHPERIRENWCRLVSPEDVVVLPGDISWASRLDDALTDLEFLHRLPGTKVLLDGNHERWWNTLSQVRAELPPSIKAISGDHVEVGNWLIFGTRLWETRQIDCDALVAWNQSTDKRPDKRTAEDDARNEKIFQREVARLDRCIQALPNRPWLKRVCLTHYPPVGPGLEPSPVSELVERSGASTCVFGHLHNLKKSANGRPRDLFGAARGVRYVLASADHLEMTPILLDETSAG, from the coding sequence ATGAAACTCTGGGCCCTCTCCGATCCGCATCTGACGCTTGCCACCCCGCAGAAGGTCATGCACGTGTTTGGCGAGGTTTGGCGGGATCATCCGGAGCGGATTCGCGAGAACTGGTGCCGGTTGGTTTCCCCGGAAGATGTGGTGGTGCTGCCTGGCGATATTTCCTGGGCCAGTCGGCTGGATGACGCCCTGACCGATCTGGAGTTCCTCCACCGGCTGCCCGGAACGAAGGTCTTGCTGGACGGCAACCATGAGCGTTGGTGGAACACCCTTTCCCAGGTTCGCGCCGAGTTGCCGCCTTCCATCAAGGCCATTTCAGGGGATCATGTCGAGGTGGGCAATTGGCTCATCTTCGGGACCCGGCTTTGGGAAACCCGCCAGATCGATTGCGATGCGTTGGTGGCGTGGAACCAATCCACCGACAAGCGCCCGGACAAGCGCACCGCCGAAGATGACGCGCGAAACGAAAAGATCTTCCAGCGCGAGGTCGCCCGTTTGGATCGCTGCATCCAGGCCCTGCCCAATCGCCCTTGGCTCAAGCGCGTTTGCCTGACCCACTACCCTCCGGTGGGCCCCGGACTGGAGCCTTCGCCGGTGTCCGAACTGGTGGAGCGCTCCGGGGCGAGCACTTGCGTGTTCGGGCATCTGCACAATCTGAAGAAATCCGCGAATGGACGGCCCCGCGATCTCTTCGGAGCCGCTCGCGGGGTACGCTACGTGTTGGCCTCCGCAGATCACCTGGAAATGACCCCGATTCTGCTCGACGAAACCTCGGCCGGGTAA
- a CDS encoding DUF4184 family protein: MPFTLSHPALVIPLLGRIKARGWKTSLFLGAMSPDFWVLGPGVLDRALTHGRWGFLLCPPMAVGFAWIFHVGFLPQILRLPGLPPYDLRSAFHWRWSLIGAFIGTATHILWDQLTHEGSRLQAYHPVFDKVLFVVRNDAITVGQLAWLGSSFIGGAILIGWLLWSHRKSGRRFVVFLDWQWAVILAAFCAPSFLYLAWLDDPGLSGQGGAIRIFGQVSAVRSLVLVSTLTTALAAWFCGWKTRRRPSLEDD; encoded by the coding sequence ATGCCGTTTACACTGAGCCATCCAGCTTTGGTGATCCCGTTGCTTGGACGGATCAAAGCGAGAGGATGGAAGACATCCTTGTTTCTCGGCGCGATGTCGCCGGACTTTTGGGTTCTGGGCCCTGGTGTTTTGGATCGCGCTCTGACCCACGGCCGATGGGGCTTCCTGCTTTGTCCCCCAATGGCGGTGGGCTTCGCCTGGATTTTCCATGTCGGGTTTCTTCCGCAGATCCTTCGCCTGCCAGGCCTTCCTCCCTACGATTTGCGGAGCGCCTTCCATTGGCGATGGTCGTTGATCGGCGCGTTCATCGGCACAGCAACTCACATCCTATGGGACCAGCTGACCCATGAAGGCTCGCGCCTCCAGGCCTACCATCCGGTCTTCGACAAGGTCCTGTTTGTCGTTCGGAACGACGCGATCACGGTGGGTCAGCTCGCGTGGCTGGGCAGTTCATTCATCGGAGGGGCGATCCTGATCGGTTGGCTCCTCTGGAGTCATCGAAAAAGTGGACGCCGCTTCGTTGTTTTCCTTGACTGGCAATGGGCGGTCATCCTCGCCGCATTTTGCGCCCCTTCGTTCCTTTATCTTGCTTGGCTTGACGACCCCGGCCTTTCCGGCCAAGGGGGAGCCATCCGGATTTTCGGACAGGTTTCCGCCGTTCGATCCCTGGTACTGGTATCCACGCTCACGACGGCTCTTGCAGCATGGTTTTGCGGCTGGAAAACGCGCAGGAGACCCTCGCTCGAGGACGATTGA
- a CDS encoding methyl-accepting chemotaxis protein, which yields MSVFRESLGSIRNRLILTTIAVGVLAFGLTAAFSVAKMRAIQEGDLQIQIRSQSEAEAHAASAVLERRMGYARALARAMEGIASMGDEQKRTTLDSIVRSLAREEGVSAAYVNLEQGKFFSKKVGTPGNKPGATWFKDGKGRTQSDPAGIDTPIDSTTEWYWSAFRRDRESLVEPYRYTYGPGMDSILMVSMAVPIHVGGEVVGVAGLDVPLEQLQRTIGDIHPISGSYAILVSNKGVRAAHPKPEFLMKALGDDMTDSGRKSLLDSIREGHATRVEKLAKATGRMSWIQYSPVFVGETRQPWSLGLVFPIEDMREPVLRARDEILIATLLGIGFLALLLGILMAKLLRPLDITAGFMREMAQGDGDLTRRVSSTGVRETDRLGDEFNRFAEVTRAMVSNVIERTHPMGAASGDLQAVAGELDKSSQRVSQRAERVGQEAQSMSRDAQSAFGEVEQSGANLERIAAAVEQMNASIGEVAHGASLSRSTGMEALEAAEQAAQFVGGLANASAEIEQVIEIIVEISEQTKLLALNASIEAARAGEAGRGFAVVAGEVKDLAKGTAEATEDIRSRVERMRQATGQAVERIAQIRTVIQKSSDMQTGIAASVEEQSSATREIASSLAGVVAGVRTVRESLRSVVDGTKTVSSNMGEVAGVSADLRSQALRVREASDHVASMSDSVQKLLGRFKV from the coding sequence GTGTCCGTTTTCCGTGAATCGCTTGGGAGCATTCGCAACCGCCTGATCCTGACCACGATCGCCGTGGGAGTGTTGGCGTTTGGGCTTACCGCGGCGTTTTCCGTCGCCAAAATGCGCGCGATCCAGGAAGGTGACCTGCAGATCCAGATCCGAAGCCAGTCGGAAGCCGAGGCCCATGCGGCCAGCGCGGTGTTGGAGCGGAGAATGGGATATGCCCGCGCCTTGGCCAGAGCGATGGAAGGAATCGCCTCCATGGGCGATGAACAAAAACGCACCACCCTGGATTCCATCGTCCGGTCATTGGCTCGAGAAGAAGGCGTTTCCGCTGCCTATGTGAATCTGGAACAGGGAAAATTTTTCTCGAAGAAGGTCGGTACGCCGGGGAACAAGCCGGGCGCCACGTGGTTCAAGGATGGCAAAGGGCGGACCCAATCCGATCCTGCCGGGATCGACACCCCGATCGATTCGACCACCGAGTGGTACTGGTCGGCCTTCCGGCGCGATCGCGAGAGCCTGGTGGAGCCGTATCGCTACACCTACGGGCCGGGGATGGACTCGATCTTGATGGTCTCGATGGCGGTCCCCATCCACGTGGGCGGAGAGGTCGTGGGTGTGGCCGGGCTGGATGTGCCGCTGGAACAATTGCAAAGGACGATCGGGGATATTCATCCGATTTCCGGATCCTACGCGATCCTGGTGTCCAACAAAGGAGTCAGAGCGGCGCATCCGAAGCCAGAATTCTTGATGAAGGCTTTGGGCGACGACATGACAGATTCCGGTCGAAAATCATTGCTTGACTCCATCCGTGAAGGGCATGCGACCAGGGTGGAAAAACTTGCCAAGGCGACAGGCAGGATGAGTTGGATCCAATACAGCCCAGTATTCGTTGGGGAAACCCGCCAGCCGTGGTCGTTGGGATTGGTATTCCCCATCGAGGACATGCGTGAGCCTGTGCTGCGAGCTCGGGACGAGATCCTGATCGCCACCTTACTGGGGATCGGATTCCTCGCGTTGCTCTTGGGAATTTTGATGGCGAAGCTCCTGCGGCCGCTGGACATCACGGCGGGCTTCATGCGCGAGATGGCCCAAGGCGATGGAGACCTCACGCGCAGGGTCTCCAGCACCGGCGTGCGCGAAACCGATCGGCTGGGCGATGAATTCAACCGGTTCGCCGAGGTGACCCGCGCGATGGTGTCCAATGTGATCGAGCGCACGCATCCGATGGGCGCGGCGTCGGGAGATCTCCAAGCCGTAGCCGGAGAGCTCGACAAGAGTTCGCAACGGGTATCACAGCGTGCCGAGCGGGTGGGGCAGGAAGCCCAGTCGATGAGTCGCGACGCCCAGTCGGCCTTCGGAGAGGTGGAACAGTCCGGAGCCAACCTGGAACGCATCGCGGCGGCGGTGGAACAGATGAACGCGAGCATCGGAGAAGTGGCTCACGGGGCCAGCCTATCGCGCTCCACCGGCATGGAGGCCCTGGAGGCCGCGGAGCAAGCCGCCCAATTCGTGGGCGGGCTCGCGAACGCCTCGGCGGAGATCGAACAGGTGATCGAGATCATCGTGGAAATTTCCGAGCAGACCAAGCTCTTGGCGCTCAACGCCTCCATCGAGGCCGCCCGCGCGGGCGAAGCGGGGCGCGGGTTCGCGGTGGTGGCGGGGGAGGTGAAGGACCTGGCCAAAGGCACGGCGGAAGCCACCGAAGACATCCGTTCCCGTGTGGAGCGGATGCGCCAGGCCACGGGTCAGGCGGTGGAGCGGATCGCGCAGATCCGCACGGTGATCCAGAAATCGTCGGACATGCAGACAGGCATCGCGGCCTCGGTGGAGGAGCAATCTTCCGCCACGCGGGAAATCGCCTCGAGCCTGGCTGGTGTGGTGGCCGGTGTGCGGACCGTGCGGGAAAGCCTTCGCAGCGTGGTCGATGGGACAAAAACCGTCAGCTCGAACATGGGCGAAGTCGCTGGTGTCAGCGCGGACCTGCGCTCGCAGGCATTGCGGGTCCGCGAGGCATCGGACCATGTCGCCTCGATGTCCGACTCCGTCCAGAAGCTATTGGGCCGTTTCAAGGTGTGA